Proteins encoded within one genomic window of Strix uralensis isolate ZFMK-TIS-50842 chromosome 32, bStrUra1, whole genome shotgun sequence:
- the LOC141936222 gene encoding LOW QUALITY PROTEIN: feather beta keratin-like (The sequence of the model RefSeq protein was modified relative to this genomic sequence to represent the inferred CDS: deleted 1 base in 1 codon), which produces MRKGCLWAWGGLDQYKSQATAQSLIHFSCLLLLVSQVYIRPTAMSCYDLCRPCGPTPLANSCNEPCVRQCQDSRVIIEPSPVVVTLPGPILSSFPQNTAVGSTTSAAVGNILSAEGVPINSGGFGLSGLGGRYCGRRCLPC; this is translated from the exons ATGCGCaaagggtgcctctgggcctgGGGCGGTCTGGACCAGTATAAAAGCCAG GCCACAGCACAGTCCCTCATCCACTtctcttgccttctcctccttg tctcccaggtgtaCATCCGACCCACAGCCATGTCCTGCTACGATCTGTGCCGTCCCTGTGGCCCAACCCcacttgccaacagctgcaacgagccctgtgtcaggcagtgccaggactcccgcGTGATTATTGAACCGTctcccgtggtggtgaccctgcccggacccatcctcagctccttcccccagaacaCCGCCGTGGGATCCACCACCTCTGCTGCCGTTGGCAACATCCTGAGTGCtgagggagtgcccatcaactctgggggctttggcctctctgGCCTTGGTGGCCgttactgtggcagaaggtgcctgCCCTGCTAG